Proteins from a genomic interval of Trichoderma breve strain T069 chromosome 2, whole genome shotgun sequence:
- a CDS encoding ribosomal RNA adenine dimethylase domain-containing protein, whose amino-acid sequence MLKATSTVAKQLAETGIWNRRGGRKASKAPKAIEPHRVNVVSEGLCDDIIQYIGTSLERHRGCDLIDLNPGAGVWSRKLHDFLEPRNHIMMDLDAELYSPFLKDLTSKDNVQLIPKSGIVWKDLFEMIQTKLSHQESLSTGEAEPIRNDTLLVTANLSSYPKKAFLGFDSVSTMVMYQFMSSIKSSSLFQKYGLVRMLLWVSDDEKRRLVPKSLNRRKRGSFEAELACEWIHEVAGQELTAENRTALRDDWINKESALNTLARMEALGLEVPKGREVKMYKESLKSKNLIGKKLAGVRVPNVPRPFKKELEDLEHELEEEPPVELSHRLKSLRSREKYEINHSKMYLELLQEHERISNMGTDNTSAFVEANEAWNEKIDNLKKNQRMEFNVVRDGYHLFRQNPPALLWDRREYEPLKAMPDEFFPNSPTAFLDIQPKAMHPLLRQIGPNSNHAGDISDIMLKSWWSMSLQPADKAMESLWPGFSDLFSEVPSLRDPTRGGVPMTGHGSLSARGINEGQWTEMLEAWMRWPFRPTYGQMLSRMNDDDGDVEDEDVRSGAIMMQV is encoded by the exons ATGCTCAAGGCGACAAGCACCGTAGCAAAACAGCTTGCAGAAACGGGGATATGGAATCGCAGAGGTGGCAGAAAGGCAAGCAAAGCCCCAAAGGCGATAGAGCCTCATAGGGTAAATGTTGTAAGCGAAGGGCTCTGCG ACGACATTATCCAATACATTGGCACATCATTAGAACGCCATAGAGGATGCGACCTGATTGATTTGAATCCCGGCGCAGGCGTGTGGAGTCGCAAGCTTCATGACTTTTTGGAGCCTCGGAATCACATCATGATGGACCTTGATGCCGAACTGTACAGCCCGTTTCTCAAAGATCTGACTTCAAAAGACAATGTTCAATTGATTCCAAAGTCAGGAATAGTTTGGAAGGATCTATTTGAGATGATACAGACGAAACTATCCCACCAAGAATCGCTCTCTACTGGGGAAGCAGAGCCAATACGCAACGACACGCTGCTGGTCACAGCAAACTTATCCAGCTATCCGAAAAAAGCCTTCCTTGGGTTCGACAGCGTTAGCACCATGGTCATGTACCAGTTCATGTCTAGTATCAAGTCATCCTCGTTGTTTCAGAAATATGGCTTAGTTCGTATGCTTCTGTGGGTGAGCGACGATGAGAAGCGCCGACTCGTCCCCAAGTCACTAAACCGCCGCAAGCGAGGCTCATTCGAAGCCGAGCTCGCGTGCGAGTGGATTCACGAAGTGGCAGGACAAGAGCTGACAGCTGAAAATCGTACTGCGCTGCGCGATGATTGGATTAACAAGGAGTCCGCTCTTAATACACTAGCCAGAATGGAAGCACTGGGCCTCGAGGTGCCCAAGGGACGAGAAGTGAAGATGTACAAGGAATCACTCAAATCAAAGAATCTCATaggcaagaagctggccgGCGTTCGCGTGCCTAATGTCCCGCGGCCTTTCAAGAAGGAACTGGAGGATCTCGAGCACGAACTTGAAGAGGAGCCCCCCGTGGAGTTGTCTCACCGGCTAAAGAGCCTTCGGAGCAGAGAGAAATATGAGATTAACCATTCCAAAATGTACCTTGAATTACTCCAGGAACACGAGAGGATATCAAACATGGGGACAGATAACACGAGCGCGTTTGTGGAAGCCAATGAAGCCTGGAACGAGAAAATCGACAACCTGAAGAAGAATCAGCGAATGGAATTCAACGTCGTGAGAGATGGCTACCATCTATTCCGCCAAAATCCCCCTGCCTTGCTCTGGGACCGCCGAGAATATGAGCCACTCAAAGCCATGCCGGACGAGTTCTTCCCAAACTCGCCAACGGCCTTCTTGGATATCCAGCCCAAGGCGATGCATCCCCTCCTCCGACAAATCGGCCCCAACAGCAACCACGCCGGTGACATATCGGACATTATGCTGAAGTCTTGGTGGAGCATGTCACTCCAGCCGGCAGACAAGGCGATGGAAAGCTTGTGGCCCGGTTTCAGCGATCTGTTTTCAGAGGTGCCGAGCTTGAGAGATCCCACGCGGGGAGGAGTACCAATGACAGGACATGGATCGTTAAGCGCAAGGGGCATCAACGAGGGGCAGTGGACCGAGATGTTAGAAGCATGGATGAGATGGCCATTCCGACCGACGTATGGGCAGATGCTGAGCAGGATgaacgatgatgatggagacgtggaggatgaagatgtgaGGTCTGGCGCAATTATGATGCAGGTTTAA
- a CDS encoding ATPase family associated with various cellular activities (AAA) domain-containing protein: MSVNFRDRAIAEVQKAIAADNEKEYQKAFDLYMSSMELWVKALKWEKNKAIKATMQEKMATYLDRAEKLKQFLQSESEANASGGKTPMGANGSSAGGKAKPSAEDEDSKKLRNALSGAILQERPNVRWEDIAGLEGAKETLKEAVVLPIKFPNLFQGKRQAWKGILLYGPPGTGKSYLAKAVATEANSTFFSISSSDLVSKWMGESERLVKLLFSMARENKPSVIFIDEIDALCGPRGEGESEASRRIKTEILVQMDGVGNDSKGILVLGATNIPWQLDAAIRRRFQRRVHIGLPDPNGRARMFKLAIGDTDTALEASDFSTLASLSDGFSGSDISNVVQHALMRPVRKILQATHFKPVMKDGKRMLTPCSPGDPEKIEMTYDDVKPEELSAPDVTLQDFEIALADSHPTVSKDDIEKQIEWTNEFGSEGA, from the exons ATGTCCGTCAACTTTCGAGACCGGGCCATCGCCGAGGTCCAAAAGGCTATTGCCGCGGACAACGAGAAGGAATATCAAAAAGCCTTTGATCTCTACATGTCGTCGATGGAGCTGTGggtcaaggccctcaagtgggagaagaacaaggctATCAAGGCTACCATGCAAGAGAAGATGGCTACCTACTTGGACCGCGCCGAAAAGCTGAAGCAATTCTTGCAATCCGAGAGTGAGGCCAATGCTAGCGGCGGAAAGACGCCTATGGGAGCCAATGGATCCAGCGCAGGAGGCAAAGCCAAGCCATCAGCAGAGGACGAAGACAGCAAGAAGCTTCGCAATGCGCTGTCAGGAGCTATTCTCCAGGAGCGACCAAACGTGAGATGGGAGGATATTGCTGGATTGGAGGGCGCCAAAGAGACGTTAAAAGAGGCCGTCGTGCTGCCCATCAAATTTCCAAACCTGTTTCAGGGCAAGAGACAAGCGTGGAAGGGTATCTTGTTGTACGGCCCTCCAGGAACCGGAAAGAGTTACCTGGCCAAAGCCGTCGCGACAGAAGCAAACAGCACGTTTTTCAGTATCAGCAGTTCTGACTTGGTGAGCAAATGGATGGGTGAGAGTGAAAG ACTCGTGAAGCTCTTGTTCTCCATGGCAAGAGAGAACAAACCGTCTGTCATCTTTATTGACGAGATTGACGCTCTTTGCGGCCCCCGAGGTGAGGGTGAATCTGAAGCCTCTCGACGTATCAAGACGGAAATCTTAGTGCAGATGGACGGTGTCGGCAACGACAGCAAGGGCATTCTTGTGCTAGGCGCAACCAACATTCCTTGGCAACTGGATGCTGCTATTCGCCGACGTTTCCAAAGGCGTGTTCACATCGGCCTGCCCGACCCCAACGGGCGAGCGAGGATGTTTAAGCTTGCTATTGGAGATACAGACACTGCTTTGGAAGCTAGCGATTTCAGCACCCTGGCATCGTTGTCAGATGGATTCTCGGGAAGCGATATCAGCAACGTTGTTCAGCACGCTCTCATGAGACCTGTTCGGAAGATTTTGCAAGCGACTCATTTCAAGCCC GTAATGAAAGATGGCAAGAGAATGTTGACGCCTTGCTCTCCAGGAGACCCGGAGAAGATTGAGATGACGTACGACGATGTAAAGCCGGAAGAACTATCGGCTCCAGATGTGACACTTCAAGATTTTGAGATAGCTTTGGCCGACTCACATCCTACAGTGTCCAAGGATGACATTGAGAAGCAGATTGAATGGACGAATGAATTTGGAAGCGAGGGAGCTTAG
- a CDS encoding nmrA-like family domain-containing protein, whose protein sequence is MAPTILIIGATGNTGKGVVRGLPALLKSSTTKYRVVALTRSLNNSVAERLAAEVDGVEWLEKDWPDIDVEWLKSQEVVRVFIAPHTLPHQFADESTLYLALLQAGVKYVVRVSTFVEFISPTNPTPYARSHWAVENLLSQPEFKELQWTSLQPNFFTQYWLGPAFGFIAEYKQTGKQGVLPVLSSEDSPAGLIDPEDIGNVAAHLLALDDVSPHNHGKYVLHGPEDVTGRDIVTIVEDYIGEKVENVTYSAKDTYFSAVKGMGIPDKLIPAMFTTVEALWAGKCARDYHPASKEVMALAPPKTTAVEAFMAMLAGFP, encoded by the coding sequence ATGGCTCCGACCATTCTGATTATTGGTGCTACCGGTAACACCGGCAAAGGCGTTGTCCGTGGCCTTCCCGCGCTGCTCAAATCAAGCACCACCAAGTATCGCGTTGTTGCTCTCACTCGATCCTTAAACAACTCAGTGGCCGAACGACTTGCCGCAGAGGTGGATGGTGTTGAGTGGCTAGAGAAGGATTGGCCTGATATTGACGTTGAGTGGCTCAAGAGCCAGGAGGTAGTACGAGTCTTTATTGCGCCGCACACATTGCCTCATCAGTTTGCGGACGAGTCCACCCTTTACCTAGCTCTGCTACAGGCTGGTGTCAAGTATGTTGTTCGGGTATCGACCTTTGTGGAATTTATCTCTCCCACAAATCCCACGCCATATGCCCGCTCCCACTGGGCAGTCGAGAACCTGTTGAGTCAGCCAGAGTTCAAAGAGCTGCAGTGGACATCACTTCAGCCGAATTTCTTTACCCAGTACTGGCTGGGCCCTGCTTTTGGCTTCATTGCAGAATATAAGCAAACAGGAAAGCAGGGAGTGCTGCCTGTGCTTTCGTCAGAAGATTCTCCTGCCGGATTGATTGACCCTGAGGACATTGGCAATGTTGCCGCACACCTTCTGGCTCTTGATGATGTATCACCCCACAATCACGGCAAGTATGTTCTCCACGGCCCTGAGGATGTTACCGGAAGAGATATTGTCACGATTGTCGAGGACTACATTGGTGAGAAGGTCGAGAATGTGACCTACTCCGCAAAGGACACTTATTTCAGCGCCGTCAAGGGTATGGGTATCCCTGATAAGCTTATTCCTGCTATGTTTACCACCGTCGAGGCCCTATGGGCAGGAAAGTGTGCGCGCGACTATCACCCAGCCAGCAAAGAAGTCATGGCACTAGCACCTCCCAAAACCACAGCTGTGGAGGCGTTCATGGCCATGCTGGCAGGATTTCCATAA
- a CDS encoding amino acid permease domain-containing protein, whose amino-acid sequence MAGRDNDADSGEQQPLLQSSPSPLSPGPDDNKYDTRATLSETENAAGDVHPSRAIEDDVLPETSTLGRTLSWQSAYILVISRVIGSGIFATPGAILQSVGSPGLALLLWIVGTLVAAAGLAVSLEYGCMLPRSGGVKVYLEFTYRHPRLFATTQVAINAVFLGFTASNCVIFSRYVLFAFGVENGSAFVTKGLAVLLLVAVTVIHAVTPKAGIKIQDFLGWIKVGIIVFMIFAGLYVVVFQPTLDTSVQQKNPLSWDHLWDDTVWNWGVMSTSLFKVFYAYAGLDNVSNVLNEVKDPVRTLRSVTLTALFTSCAMYTLINLAYFIVVPIDEIKGSGELIAALFFQRLFGEQVGRKILTLAVALSAVGNVFVVAFAMARLKQEIARQGFLPFSDILASTKPWNSPLGGLIVNFIPSFFVIVLPPTTEVYSFILEVEGYPGQVFTLAMGFGLVWLRYKRPDLKRPYKAWLPAVILRIILSIALLAAPFFPPKEKPSGGLWYATYAVVGMGTIVGGVLYWYVWTILLPKWGGYKLEEKSEVLDDGTAITRVVHSYE is encoded by the exons ATGGCTGGCCGTGATAATGATGCGGATAGCGGAGAACAGCAGCCGCTGCTTCAGAGCTCTCCAAGCCCTTTGTCCCCAGGACCAGACGACAACAAATATGACACGAGAGCGACGCTGAGCGAAACAGAAAACGCCGCTGGCGATGTTCATCCGTCTCGGGCCATCGAAGATGATGTGTTACCGGAGACGTCTACTCTCGGTCGAACATTAAGCTGGCAGAGCGCTTACATCCTCGTAATATCCAGAGTCATCGGTAGCGGCATATTCGCGACACCTGGAGCCATCCTTCAGTCGGTAGGTAGTCCTGGCCTGGCACTACTATTATGGATTGTCGGTACACTTGTTGCAGCCGCCGGTCTGGCCGTGTCACTCGAGTACGGCTGCATGCTGCCGCGATCTGGAGGCGTCAAAGTCTATCTCGAGTTTACATATAGACATCCGCGACTTTTTGCGACGACGCAAGTCGCTATCAATGCTGTTTTCCTGGGATTTACGGCCAGCAACTGCGTCATATTCAGTCGTTACGTGCTGTTTGCATTCGGCGTTGAAAATGGGAGCGCCTTTGTTACTAAAGGACTGGCCGTTCTCCTCCTGGTCGCTGTGACGGTCATCCACGCCGTGACTCCAAAAGCAGGTATCAAGATACAAGACTTCCTTGGCTGGATCAAGGTTGGAATTATCGTCTTCATGATTTTTGCTGGCCTCTACGTTGTGGTGTTCCAGCCGACGCTGGATACCTCGGTACAACAAAAGAATCCGCTATCATGGGACCATCTATGGGACGACACTGTTTGGAACTGGGGTGTCATGTCAACATCACTATTCAAAGTGTTTTACGCATATGCCGGACTGGACAATGTTAGCAACGTGCTGAATGAGGTCAAAGATCCCGTGCGGACTCTGCGTTCTGTAACGCTGACTGCCTTGTTTACTTCTTGTGCCATGTATACCCTCATCAACTTGGCATACTTTATCGTTGTTCCCATTGATGAGATCAAGGGGAGCGGCGAACTTAttgcagctctttttttccaacGCTTGTTTGGCGAGCAAGTGGGTAGAAAGATCTTAACTCTAGCTGTTGCTCTTTCAGCAGTGGGAAATGTTTTCGTGGTTGCATTTGCAATG GCGCGATTAAAGCAAGAGATTGCTCGGCAGGgctttcttcccttttctgaTATCCTTGCTTCGACGAAGCCTTGGAACTCGCCGTTGGGTGGCCTCATCGTCAACTTTATACCTTCATTCTTTGTGATTGTGCTACCACCCACGACGGAGGTATACTCCTTCATCCTCGAAGTAGAGGGCTACCCTGGTCAGGTATTTACCCTCGCCATGGGATTTGGCCTTGTGTGGCTACGATATAAACGACCAGACCTCAAGAGACCCTATAAAGCATGGTTACCAGCAGTTATACTACGAATCATCCTGAGCATTGCGTTGCTTGCTGCCCCGTTCTTCCCTCCCAAAGAGAAGCCCTCTGGAGGACTTTGGTATGCAACTTATGCGGTAGTAGGGATGGGCAC TATCGTGGGTGGCGTCCTATATTGGTATGTCTGGACTATTCTTCTGCCGAAGTGGGGAGGTTACAAgttggaagaaaagagcgaAGTCCTTGATGACGGAACAGCTATTACAAGGGTTGTGCATAGCTATGAATGA